A genome region from Arachis duranensis cultivar V14167 chromosome 6, aradu.V14167.gnm2.J7QH, whole genome shotgun sequence includes the following:
- the LOC107493284 gene encoding uncharacterized protein LOC107493284, translating into MATVVKTNIVAILVAATAVPVADGDRLTATGSRQKIEEAGKVLLSDRRRRLSSARTKDGSEASRTEDGEEVLLSDGERRQSAGLEKKKLDALLLSTSVAASHTQNFDFVTDVNARKLYWNFKVYIVRIWKVPSKDNEKEIGSIEMILQDCKGGRIYATILRVLPKKWSVFDNKSISKNGVSRMVLTFSHRTMVNHVDNPSFSLEAFRLRSFSDLLTEDRLEHSEMFDLIGKVVGKKDPRNLITSKGLMTKRMVVILEDLGNNKMSCTLFGQLVDHILPHLDDGRVEPLIVVLKYFKATRLLSGGPSSSARISHVSSPAAWSVNDEFNRGSISVKTIEDALKSVKEGKNDWFYKACRRCPKKVETPIGDRYKVEVMVYDGSGSINLPLWDRETTQLCGKQADKIVLEDAVGDDDYPPFLNNMMDKKVFLKINVKSANIKQYDLVYTVIKVCDDEDISLKHLPTNISSNQSAHVHEADCSNSIDVSSNVVAIISDNDPELTLDFMEECISSVKFKTPAKRAVGGSKHGLINVNNLEDEGKLSTNKFKCKGAKKLRS; encoded by the exons ATGGCCACTGTTGTGAAGACTAACATTGTCGCTATTTTGGTTGCTGCCACTGCCGTTCCAGTTGC CGATGGCGACAGATTGACAGCGACGGGCTCACGGCAAAAAATAGAGGAGGCCGGCAAAGTTCTGCTCTCAGACAGAAGACGGCGGCTAAGCTCTGCACGGACAAAGGACGGCAGCGAAGCCTCTCGGACGGAGGACGGAGAAGAAGTCCTTCTCTCAGACGGAGAACGACGGCAATCGGCgggtttggagaagaagaagttaGATGCTCTATTGCTCTCAACCTCAGTTGCAGCTTCTCACACTC aaaattttgattttgttactGATGTGAATGCCAGGAAACTATATTGGAATTTCAAAGTTTATATTGTTAGGATATGGAAAGTTCCAAGTAAAGATAATGAGAAGGAGATTGGTTCAATTGAAATGATTCTTCAAGATTGTAAG GGTGGCAGGATTTACGCCACTATTCTGAGGGTGCTACCCAAGAAATGGAGTG TATTTGACAATAAGAGCATCTCAAAGAATGGTGTTAGTAGGATGGTACTAACATTCTCTCATAGAACAATGGTTAATCATGTGGATAACCCAAGCTTTTCTCTAGAAGCATTTAGGTTGAGATCTTTTAGTGATCTTCTAACAGAAGATAGATTGGAACATTCTGAGATGTTTG aTCTGATTGGTAAGGTGGTCGGTAAGAAAGACCCGCGAAACTTGATCACTAGCAAGGGTTTAATGACTAAGCGTATGGTCGTTATTTTGGAAGATCTTGG GAATAACAAAATGAGTTGCACATTGTTTGGTCAGTTGGTGGACCACATTCTTCCACATCTTGATGATGGGAGAGTTGAGCCACTTATTGTGGTCCTTAAATATTTTAAAGCAACAAG ATTGCTCAGTGGCGGTCCATCGAGCTCAGCTAGGATTAGCCATGTGTCCTCTCCGGCTGCGTGGTCTGTAAATGATGAGTTTAACCGTGGATCTATTAGTGTGAAGACTATCGAGGATGCACTAAAATCTGTTAAG GAAG GAAAAAACGATTGGTTTTATAAAGCATGTAGGAGGTGTCCCAAGAAGGTTGAAACCCCCATTGGTGATcg GTACAAGGTTGAAGTAATGGTTTATGATGGATCAGGTAGCATCAACCTACCTTTGTGGGATAGAGAGACAACTCAGTTATGTGGGAAGCAGGCAGACAAAATCGTTCTCGAGGAT GCAGTTGGAGATGACGATTATCCACCATTTCTTAATAACATGATGGATAAGAAGGTGTTTTTAAAGATTAATGTTAAATCTGCCAATATAAAGCAATATGATCTAGTTTACACCGTGATAAAAGTTTGTGATGATGAGGATATTAGCCTCAAGCACCTCCCAACAAATATATCCTCTAATCAATCTGCTCATGTCCAT GAGGCTGACTGCAGCAACTCAATCGACGTGTCAAGTAATGTTGTGGCTATCATCAGCGATAATGATcctgaacttactttg GATTTTATGGAAGAATGTATCTCAAGCGTCAAGTTCAAAACACCAGCTAAGAGAGCTGTCGGCGGTTCAAAACATGGATTAATCAATGTTAACAACTTAGAGGATGAAGGGAAGTTGTCCACTAATAAGTTTAAGTGCAAGGGTGCAAAGAAGTTGAGGTCCTAG